In the Raineyella fluvialis genome, TTACGGGCGTCCATGGCGCAACCCTAGGGCCGAGAGGGTCCGCCGCGCAGGTGTCCGCCCGCAGGGGTGCGGACCACCTGGACGTGGGCAGCCCGGCCGCGCCCCGACGCGTACAGGGCCAGCTCGGTCGGGGGCCCGGTCACCGTGTCCACGGCACTCCCCCGGCCCACCATGACGGTGCCGCCACCGATCGCGTCGACGAGCACCGTACGTACGCTCCGCGACCGCAGTCGCAGACGGGCCAGGGCGGGGAGGTGCTTCATGATCGTGCCACGGTCGGCGGCGGAGAACTCCCGCTCCGGCACGTCACTCGTGACGCCGCGGCGCAGGTCTTCGTGGTGGATCAGGAACTCGAGCGTGTTCGCGGCCGCGTCGAACTCCCGCAGCGGCGACAGAACGCCGGGGCCCCGGCGGACGCGCTCGACGAGGTCTGGGTACGTGTGCCGGCGCCGGGCTCGGGCGATCCGGGCCTGCTGCACCCCGTCGAGCGCCGGGATCGCGATGCCGAGGCCTGCCAGCAGGTCCGTCTCCCGCACCCAGAGGTGGGCGGCGAGGTCGTAGGCGACCCAGCCCTCGTCGAGGGTCGGGGCATGCGGCCCGACCTCCAGGAACAGGTCACACAGGGCGTGGCGCTCGCGCTGGGCGAGGGAGTTCGGGTCCACGATCGGTCCTCTCGGAGGCTGTCTCCAGATGTCTCCAGCGTAGGAACCATAGCCAGCGAGTGGCCCACCAGGCAGGATGGGAGCGACGCGCCGGCGGGTCCGTCGGCCCTGACGACAGGACGATCCATGCCCCTCACCTCCTGGCCCTACCTGGCCTTCCCCGGCACCGCCCGCGAGGCGATGACCTTCTACCACGAGGTCTTCGGCGGCGAGCTGACCCTGACGACATACGGGCAGATCCCCACCGAGGGCATGCCGTTCACCCCGGACCCGGAGGCCGTGGCGCACGCACAGCTCGAGTCGGCGGACCTGCGGTTGGCGGGCGGCGATGACCCGAGCATCGAGGGTGCCTCGATGGAGAGTCGCGTCTACTCGCTGCTCGTCGGGGTCGACACCGTCGATGACGGTCGGGCGCTGATCGACCGGTTCGTGGCCGGTGGTGGGGAGATCGTGATGCCGTTCGCGCTGGCGCCGTGGGGCGACACGTACGGGCAGGTCAAGGACCGGTTCGGGGTGATCTGGTCCTTCGTCGCGCCGGGTGAGCGACGTGAGGAGAGTCAGCTCCTGGGCTGATCCACCTCGGGATCACCCGCGTGGGGCCGTCGCCGCGGACGCGACGAGGGCCCGCGGAAGAAGAGGGTCACCGACACGATCACGCCGATGATCGAGCCGATGATGCCCACCGCGAGGATCCAGCGCGCGAGGCGTGCCCAGTCGAAGGTGATGCCGAGGACGTCGACCGCCCCCTCGGGGAAAGCGAACGGGAAGACCCGCCAGATCGCGAACAGCGCGACCAGGGCCACCGCCGACGTCGCCACGCCGCCCAGGGCCCGCAACCACCGCAGATCCGCCACCAGGTAGATCGCATTGGCGACCAAGGTGGTGATGATCGAGGCATTGACGATGCCGAGCACCATCGTGGTGTCCGGCGTCAGGAACGGCACCGCCTGCCACCCCGGTCGTACGTTGATCAGGTAGTAGAGGGCCGCGTTGATCAGGATGCTGGCGGCATACCCACCGGAGGTCGGGCGGGGCCGGGCGCGTTCGGGACGGGGTGGACGATCGTTCGCTGACATGGGCACTCCAGTGGCTGCGACGGTGGTCCCCTCCAGCCTAGGGCGAAGCCGGGGGACGCGTCTGTGCCTACGATGGTGCACAGGAGCCCGTCTGGGAAGAAGGCGTCCGATGAAGAGGACCTCCGCGACAGTCATCAGCATCGCGTTCTTCGTCGCTGGTCCGGGGACGTTCGTGGGACTCGTGCCCTGGGCGATCACCCGGTGGACGTTCCGTACGCCCGCACCCGGGTGGATCGTGATGCGTGTCCTCGGCGCGGGAATGATCATCGCCGGCATCGTCCCCACCGCGTCTGCCTTCGCCGAGTTCGTGAAGGCCGGTGGCACGCCGGTGCCGCTGGCGCCGACCGACCGCCTCGTCGTCTCCGGCTTCAACCGTTACGTACGCAACCCGATGTACGTCGGACTCATCACGTCCATCCTCGGACAGGTCCTCCTGTTCGGGAACTTGCGGCTGCTGGGGTACGCGGCGGTCGCGGCGGCGGCACCCGCGGCGTTCGTGCACTGGTACGAGGAGCCGACGCTGGCGAAGAGGTTCGGGGCGCAGTACGAGGTCTACCGCCGCGCGGTTCCCGGGTGGATCCCGCGGCTGCGCCCGTGGCAGGCGTGATCGAGAACGCCCCCGCGCTGGCGTACGATCCGGGATCCCCGTCCCGCCGGGATCACCATCGCGGCCCCGGCCGGTACGGCTGGCCCGGCTCGTGCGGCGACTGGTAGACCGAGATCGGCTCGGGCCCGGCCAGGACCCGGCGCTTGACGTGCAGGTAGCGGTGCTCGTCGGGCTCGATACGCCAGCCGATCAGCTGGATCTGGTCGCCCACCAGTTCGATGCCGGTGATGTAGGCCGGGAACGTGCAGCATCCGGTGTTGAAGTACGGGACGCCGTCGCGGGGGAACTTCTGCCGGTGGGTGTGACCGCAGATCAACGCCGTCTGGTGCTCGATAATCCACTTGCGGTAGTTCCGCTCGACCTTGTGGCGCTTGAACATGTTCCGCGTCGGGCTGGAAGGGCTGCGGATGCCGAACGCGTGCATGTACTTCCAGAAGACGCGGAAGGTCCACATCGTGAAGGGCCAGAGCTGGTCGTTGGCCATGTCGCCCTGGTGGCCGTGCACGACGAGGATCTCCTGGCCGGTGTCACGGTGCCGCAGCACCAGGGACCCCAGAGGCTCCAGCCCCGGCATGAACGGCGTGGGGCGGCCCAGGTCGTCGGGGATGGTGTCGAAGCAGGCGCGGGCGAACGCCGGATCCTGCAACTGGATGTTGTGGTTGCCGTAGAGGAAGATCAGCCGGCCGTCGTCGAAGAACCGCTTGAGCCGCCGGTAGGGCGAGCCGTTGGCCCACAGGATGTGCTTCCAGTCGCGGTTCTCCCACAGCTCGTCGCCGTCGCCGACCTCGACGTACGTGTAGCCCTCGGCGTGGTACCACTCCAGCGCGGCGACGTAGATGTTCTTGTTCTTGGCGAATTCGTCGGCGATGCTGCCGTCGCCCCGGTGGATGTCGCTGAGGAAGACGTACTTGGTGTCTGCGCCGAACTCCTCGACGCGGGCATGCCGGTAGGCCTCGGTGAGGCGTCCCATGGTCTGCATGTCGGACTGACTCCTTTCGCACTCGGCGGTGGGCGGCCTGGAGGTCCGGAAGACCCGCCGCCCGTCGAACGCGCTGGCACTCAGCCTAGGCCGCAGCGCGCGGAAGCGGCAGAGGCAGGGCTCGAACGGGGCGCGAGGGGGCGTCCATGGCCGGCCGATGTCACCGACCCCTCCTAGACTGACGGCCGGTGGTCGCCACGACGGCGGCCGTCGACGTCTGCACAGGGGGAGAAGTGGCCGAACAGGATCCGTCCGTCCTGGAGTACGAGCGGGACATGAACACCGCGTACCTGGCCAACCTGGAACGCCGCTCCGGCGGTTACGAGATCGACGACCGCACCCGCTGGACTCCCAGGATCACCATCGGCTCACTGATCGGGCGGGTCCGGATGCGCTATGACGGCGACGACGCGGACGAGGAGTTCTACGTCGCCGAGACATCGGCCGATCTCGACGGCGTCGAGGTGATCAGTTGGGCCGCCCCGGCCGCCGCGGCGTACTACGGCAAGCGGTACGGCGAGGAGTCCGGGCTGAAGATCCGCCGGCGCTTCACCAAGGGCCCGCAGCACGGCATCGAGACGTACGCCGACGAGTGGATCATCGCCCCGGACGGGGCGGAGTTCAGCACGCCCTCCGCGGGCCTGACGGCGCGGGAGGAGCCCCAGGCGGCCCAGGCCGAGCTGCCCCGGGTCGTCCCCGGCACGGAGGAGCAGTTGCGCAAGCCGCGGACATCACTCAAGGCGCTGCTGCGGACCCTCCAGCCCGAGCAGTACGACCTGGTCGCCGCCTCCCCCACCGAGTCGCTGACGATCCAGGGCTACGCGGGAACGGGCAAGACGGTGGTCGCGACGCATCGCGCCGCCTGGCTCACCCACACCGACCGCGAGACGCCGCTACGCAGGGTGGCGCTGATCGGGCCGACGCAGACCTGGGCGCGCCACATCAGCCCCGTGGTCGACGAACTCGCCACCCCCGGCACGGTGACGATCACCTCGCTGCCGGAGGTGATGCGGACCATCATCGGCGCCCCCGAACGGCACGCCTCCAGCGACGACTTCCTCGACGCCTACTCCGCACAGCTGGGAAAGACGCTGGACAGGCTCGTCACCAAGCAGCGCAAGGCGGACCCCGCGCTGACTCCCGCCCGGGCGTACGAGGTCTTCCTGCACACCAACGACCTGTCGATCCCTGCCTCCCGCAGACCCGAGTTCCTCCTCTGGCGGGAGACGCTGCCCCAGACGTACGAGAACGCCCTGGGCGACCGGACGCTGTGGCCGCTACTCACCTACCTCACCGTGCTGTTGAGCCCGCAGGCGCGCTACGACCACATCATCGTCGACGAGGCGCAGGACCTGCGGCCGCTGGAGTGGCTGATCCTCACCCACCTGAACAGCGGCGCCTGGACGCTGGTCGGCGACACCCACCAGCGCCGGACCAGCCACACACCCCGTGGCTGGAAGGAGATCCGCACGCTGCTGGGGCTGTCGACCTGGGACGAGGAGTCGCTGCTCGGTGGCTACCGGACCACCAAGGCGATCATCGACTTCGCGGCGTGTCTCCTCGAGGGGTCCGCCGGCCATCGGGCGTACGACGTGCTGGGCGAGGGCGAGCCGCCGCTGATCATCCATGCCCGCACCGTCGACGAGCTCGAGGCGATCACCCTCGAGCAGGCCGACCGGCTCTCCGCGGATCATCCGAAGGGCAAGGTCGCGGTGATCACCCCGCTGGTGCGCCCCGTCGGCTCGTACGCGCACCGGCATGGCTGGACCGAAGGTGCTGACCACTACTGGTCCAACGAGGACGGCCGCCGGTTCACCCTGCTGACCTCGGAGGAGGCGCGGGGTCTGGAGTTCGACGCGGTCGTGGTGGTCGAGCCCTCGGCCTTCAAGGCGCTGCCCGGCGACAACGGCCCCCTCTACACGGCGCTGACCCGGGCCAATCTGGAACTGGTCATCGTGCACGAGCGCGTGCTGCCGCCGAAGATGGTCCGCCACCTGCGGACGCACCGGCCTGCTGTCCTCGCCTGATCGTCCCCGTCCACACCTCGTCTTGGTCCCCGCCGTAGGGCCGTCACCGAAGGAGCATCGCCGCCGCATGACACATGTCATCTCAGTCGTGAACATGAAGGGTGGAGTCGGCAAGACCACTACCACGGTGATGCTGGGCGAGTTCCTGGCCGCGGAGTACGGCAAGAGGGTGCTGCTGGTCGACATGGACCCGCAGGTCAGCCTCTCGATCACCATGCTCGGTGAACTGCAGTGGAGACTGGTCAGGGACGCCGGCCACACGGCGGTCGCCATGTTCAGTGATGCCCTGGACACGGCCGAGGTGCCGAGGTTCGACATCGCCAGGGCCGTCTACCGCAACGCCTCGAACGTGAAGGCCATCCACGACGTCGACCTGCTGCCGCTGGCCCCGGACATCATCGATCTGCAGCCCCACCTCGCCGCGCTGAGCGTCGCCAAGCGCAGCTCGGTCAGGGTCTGGGACATCCTGCACGGGGCGCTCGCCCCGATCCTGCCGCGCTACGACTACGTCCTGATCGACTGCCCGCCGAGCCTGGACGTGATGACGAAGAACGCTCTGCGCGCGTCCTCGGGCTACCTCATCCCGACGATCCCGGACGTCATGTCGACGTACGGCATCACGCTGCTGCAGCAGAAGGTGGGCGAGTTCGCCGAGCAGGCGGGCATACAGCGGCCGGCCGAGCTCGGCGTGATCGTCACCAAACACAAGCTGAACTCCAGCGTGCACACCGGGCAGGTCGCCCGGTTGCGCAACCACCCGACGTGGCCGCCGATGCTGACCCCGACCGTGCCGGAAGCCAACCAGATCGCCGGGGCGGCCGAGTACCAGCAGTACTCGACCCTGCGCATGAAGTACGGGCAGGCGCACTACGCGGACCTGGCCGAACTGACCGAGACGTTCCGCCAGCGGGTGGAGGAGGGCGAGTGATGACCGAGACCAGCCAGCTGACCGATCCCGACCGCAGCACCGTAACCGACGACGTCGGCGCAGCCGCGGAAGCGCTGCGGGCGTTGGCCGCCGCCGAGGGCGGCGACGTGCTCGCCGGCCAGCTCTCGCGACTCGTCGCCGTGATCGCACAGGAAGCGATCCGAACGAAGCGGTTCCGCTCCGACCTGGTGGCCGCGGTGGTCCCGGAGCCGGCGCCCTCAGCGCCGAACGCCGCGCCGGGCGCGGGCTCGGGCTCGGCCTCCCCCGTGACCCGCAGCCGGCTCGAAAGAATGACGAAGCCTGACCTGAAGCGGCTGATCGATCAGGAGGGCATGGATCCGGACCGTACGCTCCGGTCCAAGGCGACCAAGCCCGCCATGATCGACCTGATCCTGGCCTTCCGGGCCACGGGCTCTGGGGCTCCCACAGCGAACGCCACCCCTGTAGCCGCGCCCGAGGCTGCATCCCCGGCGAAACCGCCGAAGCGTCGCCGGCGCCCCAGCCCTCTCAACCCCTATGCGGTCGCTGCGGAGGACGGGGCGGAGGGCCTGCGCGAGCAGCTCCAGCAACTCGACGTCGAAGAACTCAAGGACATCGTCACCGAGTACGGCATGAACCACGACCGCCGCGCGATGAGCTGGACCGACCACGACCGGTTCGTGGAGCGGATCCTGGCGAAGACCGACTTCGGCGCCTCGCAGGGCAGCGCGTTCCGGAGTTCGTGATGACGCGCCGGCCGGTCGTATCAGGGACCGGGTTCGTCGGCCCGGTTACTTAGACTGGCCAAGTTGGGCCAGCCATCGCCGGCCCGACCACCTGGTCGACATCGTGAAGGAGAACACCGCCGAATGACTCACGTCATCTCCGTCCTCAACATGAAGGGTGGGGTCGGCAAGACCACCACCACGGTGATGCTCGGCGAGTTCCTGGCGGGAGAGTTCGGCAAGA is a window encoding:
- a CDS encoding TIGR03085 family metal-binding protein, with translation MDPNSLAQRERHALCDLFLEVGPHAPTLDEGWVAYDLAAHLWVRETDLLAGLGIAIPALDGVQQARIARARRRHTYPDLVERVRRGPGVLSPLREFDAAANTLEFLIHHEDLRRGVTSDVPEREFSAADRGTIMKHLPALARLRLRSRSVRTVLVDAIGGGTVMVGRGSAVDTVTGPPTELALYASGRGRAAHVQVVRTPAGGHLRGGPSRP
- a CDS encoding VOC family protein, translating into MPLTSWPYLAFPGTAREAMTFYHEVFGGELTLTTYGQIPTEGMPFTPDPEAVAHAQLESADLRLAGGDDPSIEGASMESRVYSLLVGVDTVDDGRALIDRFVAGGGEIVMPFALAPWGDTYGQVKDRFGVIWSFVAPGERREESQLLG
- a CDS encoding methyltransferase family protein → MKRTSATVISIAFFVAGPGTFVGLVPWAITRWTFRTPAPGWIVMRVLGAGMIIAGIVPTASAFAEFVKAGGTPVPLAPTDRLVVSGFNRYVRNPMYVGLITSILGQVLLFGNLRLLGYAAVAAAAPAAFVHWYEEPTLAKRFGAQYEVYRRAVPGWIPRLRPWQA
- a CDS encoding serine/threonine protein phosphatase; amino-acid sequence: MQTMGRLTEAYRHARVEEFGADTKYVFLSDIHRGDGSIADEFAKNKNIYVAALEWYHAEGYTYVEVGDGDELWENRDWKHILWANGSPYRRLKRFFDDGRLIFLYGNHNIQLQDPAFARACFDTIPDDLGRPTPFMPGLEPLGSLVLRHRDTGQEILVVHGHQGDMANDQLWPFTMWTFRVFWKYMHAFGIRSPSSPTRNMFKRHKVERNYRKWIIEHQTALICGHTHRQKFPRDGVPYFNTGCCTFPAYITGIELVGDQIQLIGWRIEPDEHRYLHVKRRVLAGPEPISVYQSPHEPGQPYRPGPRW
- a CDS encoding AAA family ATPase, whose amino-acid sequence is MVATTAAVDVCTGGEVAEQDPSVLEYERDMNTAYLANLERRSGGYEIDDRTRWTPRITIGSLIGRVRMRYDGDDADEEFYVAETSADLDGVEVISWAAPAAAAYYGKRYGEESGLKIRRRFTKGPQHGIETYADEWIIAPDGAEFSTPSAGLTAREEPQAAQAELPRVVPGTEEQLRKPRTSLKALLRTLQPEQYDLVAASPTESLTIQGYAGTGKTVVATHRAAWLTHTDRETPLRRVALIGPTQTWARHISPVVDELATPGTVTITSLPEVMRTIIGAPERHASSDDFLDAYSAQLGKTLDRLVTKQRKADPALTPARAYEVFLHTNDLSIPASRRPEFLLWRETLPQTYENALGDRTLWPLLTYLTVLLSPQARYDHIIVDEAQDLRPLEWLILTHLNSGAWTLVGDTHQRRTSHTPRGWKEIRTLLGLSTWDEESLLGGYRTTKAIIDFAACLLEGSAGHRAYDVLGEGEPPLIIHARTVDELEAITLEQADRLSADHPKGKVAVITPLVRPVGSYAHRHGWTEGADHYWSNEDGRRFTLLTSEEARGLEFDAVVVVEPSAFKALPGDNGPLYTALTRANLELVIVHERVLPPKMVRHLRTHRPAVLA
- a CDS encoding ParA family protein; the encoded protein is MLSSPDRPRPHLVLVPAVGPSPKEHRRRMTHVISVVNMKGGVGKTTTTVMLGEFLAAEYGKRVLLVDMDPQVSLSITMLGELQWRLVRDAGHTAVAMFSDALDTAEVPRFDIARAVYRNASNVKAIHDVDLLPLAPDIIDLQPHLAALSVAKRSSVRVWDILHGALAPILPRYDYVLIDCPPSLDVMTKNALRASSGYLIPTIPDVMSTYGITLLQQKVGEFAEQAGIQRPAELGVIVTKHKLNSSVHTGQVARLRNHPTWPPMLTPTVPEANQIAGAAEYQQYSTLRMKYGQAHYADLAELTETFRQRVEEGE